AAGCCAGATTTTGTGAATGTTTTACCTGATGAATTATCTTATGATAGATAGTGTACATTAACCAAATTAAAGAATAAATTAGCTACAATTTTAACTAGGAGAAGAGATTTGAAGGGGCAATTTGAAAAAAAGGTTAACATGATTATTCCAATTTGGAAAAAGACAAAACATATCAGCGTTTCATTGAGTGAACTTTATCCAATAGTTATTGTAAATAACAATATTTTTGAAATTTATGACTTTAATTTCAACTTAAGTAAATATGAATATATCAAGTCAGTCGATTCAAATATGCAACTACCGTCAAGAGGTTTAAGGGCTGCAATGCCACTGGAATTTTACGGAGGGAAATGTTGTGCAGTAATAAATATTGATTGTTTTGACGATATTGAAAATCAGATATTATTGTTGCATGAGTTCGTTCATTGTTATCAATACAAAACTTGTGAACCTACTTTAAGAAAAAATCTTGAGTTACAAAAAGTATCGACGGAAAAAGGTGATATGATGTGGGAAATAAATTATGAATTTCCTTATAATAATACTGATGTTACTTTTTATCTAAAGCAGTATTTTTCTAATTTAGATAATCTTGAGAGTTTTTCAGAATTACATTTGAATATAAAAAATTGTGTTTCAGCCTTAGACTATGAATATATGATTTGGCAGGAATGGAAAGAAGGATATGCTCGGTATATTGAAAATTGTATACGAAATTATTTGAATGTTAATCAAAATACTCTCAGTAACTTTGATAATTTTGATAGAACAGTTTTTTATGAGCTAGGATGTAGATGGTTTAATTTACATAATGATATTGATTTAGTTGAAAATTATAAAGCTTTGTTATTGCTTTAAAAGTAATTTTAAAATTATGATTGTTTAAACAGAGTAATTGAATGATAATCTAAAGATGATGATAAACTATCGTTAACTTTAACAGTGAATAAACAAGGGATTTCTATGACAACTTACAAAACTATAGACGAATACATAAATCTTCAGTCTAATAAAGCAAGAGAAGCTTTGATTACTTTGAGGAAGTGTATTCTGTCCGCTGTACCAAATGCTAAAGAATTAATCAATTATAATATCCCCGCATTTGCATTAACAGAAAAGGGTAAAAGAGATCAGCAGATTATGATTGCTGGTTATAAAAATCACGTGGGATTTTATCCTCATCCAACAACGATTGAACAATTCACTGACAGATTGGCAGAGTATAAATTTGGAAAAGGATCTGTACAATTTCCCTTAGATAAACCAATTCCTACAGATCTGGTAATTGAAATGGTAAAGTACAATGAAAAACTAGTTTTAGAATGTAGATAAAGAATATTGTGTGCTTTTGAAGAAAAGAGAACATTTATTTAAAATCATATCATACTTTCAAAATAACTATCCATTTTCTCTTTATGTTGCGAATAAAGTTCACAATTTTTACAATAATCCATGAATCCGCATTTCCATTGTTCTTTATCAGTTCCATCAGGAAGATCGTTATAAAACTTAACCCAATCAAATTCCCAGCAACTAATTTTTTTATCAAAAACTGGACAATTTACACCTTCTGGAGCTGTACCATTATTAAACGGACAATTTATTTTTTCATAGCATTTCATAAAATTCCATAACAATATTATTTTTTCTTTAAAATCATAGATTGGAAATTAAAACCTTCCCTACCAACATCATAGCTTCTAAAGTCTTCAATTTTGAAAATCTTCTCAATATATGAAATAATTTCATTATCTTCATAAAAGCTAAAAAAACGGTTAGGCTTGTAAAAATCTTTATCCCAGAAACCTTCAAAACTCCAACCTCCATACAATCCTAAAAACATGAATCCATTGTCTCTAATAACTCTTTTAATTTCAGAGAGTACATTTACAAGATCTGATTTAGGAACATGAAGAAGAGTGTTCATTGACCAAACAGAATCAAAAGTACAATCAGCAAAATCAAGATTGTAAAAATCCATCAGTTTTGCATCCAAACCTCTTTTAATTGCCAAATCCACCATCCCTTCCGAAAAATCGATACAAAAAGGAGAGAAGTTAAGATCCTGAAAAATTTTTCCAAAAATACCTGAACCACAACCTATATCAAGAATAGTTTTAAAACCATTCTTATTCATGATCTCTTCAAACCTTTTAACTTCATCAATTTTCCAGTTTTGGATCTCATCATGATTTCGAGATTCAGAATTTTTTGTATAACTATCTGAAATTATCTTTCTAATATTATCCAATTTATACCTCAATAGTTCTATCTTTTTTCTTTCCTATACCTTCAATAATAATAACAAATTCACCCTTGATATTATTGTCATTCAATTTACTTAAAACTTCATCAGCTGTTCCAAAAATATACTCTTCATAAATTTTAGTCATTTCTCTCATAACAACTATTTTACGGTCATCAATATATTCTTTCAAATCTGAAATAGTTCTGACAATTTTATGTACCGATTCATATAAAATTATAGTTCTCTCTTCTGCTTGAATCTTCTTAAGCATTGTCTGACGCCCTTTTTTGACAGGTAAAAAACCTTCATAGCAGAATCTGTCAGTAGGTAATCCAGAAACAGCTAAAGCATTTATAGCTGCACTAGGACCAGGAATTCCAATAACTTCAACACCCTCAATTCTAGCGTCTCTCACTACGTTAAAACCTGGATCGTTTATTGCTGGTGTTCCTGCATCACTCACAAGAGCAATATCTCCACCACCTAATAATATATTCATAATATGCTTTCCCTTGGAATCCTTATTATGATCGTGATAAGAGATAAGCTTTGCATTGTTTATGGAGTATTCCTTTAACAAAATTCCTGTTTTTCTGGTATCTTCACAGGCAATATATTCTACTGATTTTAAAATTTCTACAGCTCTGTAAGTAATATCTTTCAAATTTCCAATTGGCGTTGCTACAATGTATAATTTTCCACTCATTTCAATACCTTTACCATCATTCTGCTATTTTCACTCCTTATCAATCTTGTAGACCAGTTCAACTCCTTGAATTTATCAAACAATTGTGTCTTAAAAACATTTCTATTACCTTTAAACAAAAATAATATTGTAGATTTAGCATTACTACTTTCTATCTCTGTAACATCAGAAACATAATCCATTTGTTTAAGTTTTTCTAAAAATTCTAAGAACTTCGAATAGCTATTATAACCTTCAATTACTAAAGTAAAATATTTACCGTCCTGAACTCTAACTTCCCATGACGCTTTGATTTTACTAAACAAGACTCCACCTAAGTTTTCGCCTAAATCCTGAGCATTTTTTATACTAATCTTCTTACCTTTTGTATCCAATGAAGTAGAAACAATAATTTTACCAGTAGATGTTGAAATTACCTCTGAATCAATAAAGAGAATACCATCTTCTTCATAAATATCATATTCAACAATATAATCAGCATTTACTTTTAACCCAAAATCAGCAATTCGATTATTTAGTTCTTCATAAGCTACAGCTTTCTGCTCTTTGAAAAACTCTTCAAGAGTAGATTTATCAAGTACAAAGTATCCCTGATTAGTTAAAACATTTACTATGCCTCTGTAGCATCTTTTATCATAGTTTTTATTTAACTTGGTCATATCGGAAGTGTTGACTATGAGAATTCTCGGCATATCCATTTGCTTAAGTAAAATTCCCAGTTGCGATATTTTTTCCAATAATGTCGTCTTCAGTATCTCAGCTTCCACCGTAACAATAGTGCCGCCATTATCTCTGTCAGTCCATAAAATTTTATAGGATTTTACGAAACCTTCAGAACCACTATAAATATTATCTCTTATGGTCACATAATTTTGTACATAAGTTTCACTCTCGATTTTAGCACCTAAAACCTGCTCAACAGCATTTCTCAGAGCTGTTTTTCTGGCTATCTCAATATCTG
This Candidatus Delongbacteria bacterium DNA region includes the following protein-coding sequences:
- a CDS encoding DUF1801 domain-containing protein, which encodes MTTYKTIDEYINLQSNKAREALITLRKCILSAVPNAKELINYNIPAFALTEKGKRDQQIMIAGYKNHVGFYPHPTTIEQFTDRLAEYKFGKGSVQFPLDKPIPTDLVIEMVKYNEKLVLECR
- a CDS encoding class I SAM-dependent methyltransferase, producing the protein MDNIRKIISDSYTKNSESRNHDEIQNWKIDEVKRFEEIMNKNGFKTILDIGCGSGIFGKIFQDLNFSPFCIDFSEGMVDLAIKRGLDAKLMDFYNLDFADCTFDSVWSMNTLLHVPKSDLVNVLSEIKRVIRDNGFMFLGLYGGWSFEGFWDKDFYKPNRFFSFYEDNEIISYIEKIFKIEDFRSYDVGREGFNFQSMILKKK
- the rsmI gene encoding 16S rRNA (cytidine(1402)-2'-O)-methyltransferase: MSGKLYIVATPIGNLKDITYRAVEILKSVEYIACEDTRKTGILLKEYSINNAKLISYHDHNKDSKGKHIMNILLGGGDIALVSDAGTPAINDPGFNVVRDARIEGVEVIGIPGPSAAINALAVSGLPTDRFCYEGFLPVKKGRQTMLKKIQAEERTIILYESVHKIVRTISDLKEYIDDRKIVVMREMTKIYEEYIFGTADEVLSKLNDNNIKGEFVIIIEGIGKKKDRTIEV